A section of the Cytophagia bacterium CHB2 genome encodes:
- a CDS encoding RNA-binding protein: MNIYVGNIARSVSEDELRDAFAAHGEVSTVTLIKDKFTGEPRGFGFIEMPAKMQAMTAIKEMNGKELQGRSLIVNEARPKTDKRGGGGGGRSGGGGRGGDRRGGGGRGGFGGGRDRF; encoded by the coding sequence GTGAACATCTACGTGGGTAACATCGCACGCTCGGTGTCGGAAGATGAACTGCGTGACGCTTTTGCGGCGCACGGCGAAGTGTCGACAGTTACGCTGATCAAAGACAAATTTACCGGCGAGCCGCGTGGCTTCGGTTTCATCGAAATGCCGGCAAAAATGCAGGCGATGACGGCGATCAAAGAAATGAACGGCAAAGAGCTGCAAGGCCGATCCTTGATCGTGAATGAGGCGCGCCCCAAAACCGATAAACGCGGCGGTGGTGGCGGCGGTCGCAGCGGTGGTGGTGGTCGTGGCGGCGATCGGCGTGGCGGCGGTGGCCGTGGCGGTTTTGGCGGCGGTCGCGATCGCTTCTAA